The DNA window TTGTCGGAGCGGCGGTGGTCGTCGTCACGTTGGTCTGCGTGGGGCTTCTGTTGTCGCTCTGGTACCGGCATCACCCCGATCCGGACCTGCCGGTCAAACCGGACAGGGTTGTTTCCTACTTCATCGCGAACGAACTTCCGGTGGGCATTTCGGGCCTGTTGATCGCTGCGATCCTCGCCGCGACAATGAGCAGCATGACGAGTGGGGTCAACGCCCTGGCCGGCGCGTTCACCAATGATTGGATGGCGCGTTTCGGGCGGAAGAGGACGGCCGTGGAAACCTACCAGTTGAGCCGGCGCTCAAGCCTTGTGATCGGCATTTCTGCCACCGCAATGGCCGGATTGATCGAGCGCATGGGTACGATGCTGAATGCCTCACAGATCGTAATGGGGCTGTTCCTGGGCCCGATGCTCGCCTGTATGATTCTTGCCATAACGAAGATCCGTATCACGCCACGGGCCATGTTGACCGGCATGGCGTGCGGTACCGCGGCGGGCGGAGTGGTGGTCGCCTCTCCCGCGGCGGGTATGTGGGTTTCTCCAGTCGCCTTTGTTTCTTCCCTGTTGGTGCCACTTGCGGCCGCGACGCTGTTTCGCGGCTCATCAAATCAGCCCAAAGGGGTCGCAACTTGAATACTGGCATCATCCGCAGATCGATTGGCACGCATGGGTGATCTGCAGAGAGACTGCAGCCGGATTTGAAGCTGAGAACTGACTGTTGACCCCCATTTCCGCCGTTGGTCGCACCCCCGGTTAGCGGGGTTCCGTGTTCCACGGGCGGGCGGAGATTCGCAATGCCCCGGAAAGGCCGGGTCGTTGGGATTGCGAGATCGGAAGGGAGAACACGACACCGGACCCTGCGGAGTCGGTGAAAACGTCACCCCGGGCTTTTCGGCGGGCCAGGTTGGGCGTCTTGCTCTGAAAACCGTAGCAGACGCGCCAGCCGCTGCGGGTCCTGGAATCTGGAAAGGCCTCAAGAAGAATGGTCTCCCGGTAGATGGTTGCGCCTTCGTAGTGGCGATCAAGGAACAGGAAACCGTCGACTTCGTAATCGGGGACAACGACCGAAAGCTCGAAGGCAAAACTTACCGATTTGCGCGATGAGTGACTGAACTTGCGGTCGAGAAAGATGGAAAAAAGGTGAGGGCTCTGGTCGCGATCCGGTGGCCGTTTGTCGGAGGATGGCGACGGGGCGAACAATTGGTCATAGGTGCGAAAGATGGCCGAGTGCTCGCGTCTGGTTCTGCGATGAATGTCCCAATGGCAACCACGGACACTCGCCACAACCTCGAACTGGTAGGAGGCCCTGACGGTCTTGCCCGCCTTGAACTGTTTTTCCACGGCTGCGGGCAGTGTGATGTCATCAATATCCAGTCGTCCGTCGAACCGGATCTGTCCGAATAGAAACCGGGTGAGGTTCTGGTATCCTTCCTCCGAATTCACTATACCGTAATGACCCGAATGGCTGCGGTTGATGTGGGCCCTTGGCGAGGTGACGCGGCGGCCGTCGGATGCGTGGCCAAAGGTCGTGGCCTTCTCGATCCGGACCAACCCGTCGCTCGCATCGCCCGCGGCCCAGGCGGATACTCCACCCAGGACCGGGTAGTCCTTCGGATTGGTGCCCACCAGATTGAAGACACGCTCAGCGGGAAAGCCTTTGATTTCGGATACGTCGTCAGTTCCCTCAGGCAGGCCCAGATAGCCGGCCATGCGTTTGCGATTGAAATTGGTGACGTCCCCGAGGGCTCGCCAACCCGGGACGTTGTTCACAATTCGCAGGTCGATACCGTTGTGCGGCGTGGCATAGGTGAAGAGTTTATCGACTGCGGCACGGGCGGATGCATCCCCCAGCTCAGGGTTCTGCATGAAGGCACGGCAGACAAGACCACCCATTGAATGGGCGACCAGGTAGACGCGGAAGTCTTCAGGGGTTACCTCGTTTTTCGGGTTTTCACAGATCCGTTGGCGCAGACGCAGGATGAGCTGACCAAGGCGCCGGGCAAAATGTTCGATGGGCCGGCTGTTCCCGTCGCTGAACGCTTCCGATGCGTCTTCGTAATACCGATGGATGACGATGCAGCGGTAGGGGACGGCGTTGTTTGGTTTGTCAGTTGTGACGATGTCATCGCCGGCTTCGATGACATCCTGGTATTCGTAGTCGCACATCAGGCGGATGACGGGGGACTCGAAATAGAACCGTTTGAGATCACCCGTCCACGCTGTTCGCGTCTTTGTGGACCCCAGATTGAAACCCATATAGGGATCGGCCACGGCGTCTTCTATTTCGCCGGAGGTCGCTGCGAACCCGCGTACGTAGATGATGGGATGGTATGGATGCGGCATACAGAATCGCAGGTGGTCTGCGCGCTGGTTTTCCCTCTTCGGCCCCGTTGATTAGGCTCCTCAATTCCGGCCCTGTCAAGAGCCCCGAAGATGCGTCGGCCGGTCAGGCTCTAGAGTTGTGGACACTCTGGCGGTTGGGGCATTCGGAACACGGGGGACAGAAAGGATCCGCCCTGGCTTTTCGGCATCGTCCAGGGTCTGGCTCTTGAGGCGTGGGTTGACTGCAAGGGACCCCTCTTGGATCCGGAGCCCGAAAAAGGAAGGCCGAATGCTTTGCTTCCCGACCGGCAAGTGCCTATGCCGGCCCTACAAGCCTCGGGCGAACTCGAAGGCGTAGAGCTTGGCTTCCTGCATTTCAAATCGAAGGCGCACGGGCTTTCCCGCCAGTGTGGCAACACTTGACTGTCCGTTCCAGGTGACGGTCTTGCCTACGGAATCGCCTACTATCGGGTCGCATTGACCCGGTTCAAAGCCCGGATAGGCTACGCCGTTTTCATCGGTCAGGCCCACCCGGACCGAACCCTTCGCATGGATGTTGAGCAACAGCTGATCGCCTGCAAACACCAAGGGTAGCGTAGTCGCGATCCCGGGATCGGCGCCCGCATCGAGCGAAACAAATCCGTCCAGGCGCTGGCTGTATCGATAATAGAATCTTTGGTCATCGCCTCCGTGCGCACCGCCTTCATCGACGTATTGCCAGATCTCATCGCCACGGCGAACAAGTCCGTAAAGGGTGAGTTCCTCTTCCTGCGTCCCCAATGGGATGTACCAATCGGTTCCGAAAAACGACCAGTTTTCACCATCACGGCTGACCCCGAGGTCAATATGCCTGACCTCATCATTGTCGGAAGAGTATCTCCAGACGAATGCGAGATAAACGTCGGGGGCCCACGGGTACTTGATGGCCCTGATTCGGTAGACCTCGCCCGCTTCAGTTACGGGGAATGAGATCGGACCTTCGCAGGAAACGGATGGGAAAGGGTATCCTTCAAAATAGGGCGTATCCATTTTGTGAAAGGGCCAGGGTTTGAGGATTTCCTTCGTCCAGAAACCCACACCGACCCTTCCACCCGGCGGGGAGCACTCATCGTTGTGAAAACTGCTGTCGCGCTTGATGTAGCTGGCGTAACGACCCCGCTGGTCATCCCAGAAGCATTCGCCTTCGCCGCCGGATCGAAGGGGAAGCTGACTCACCTCGTTCCTCCTCCAGTTGATGCCGTCACCCGATGTATAAAAGTACATGCCCCGAGTGGCAACGAAAGCGTTGACCTTGTATTTCTCGTTGTCCGGGACATCCGGGTTCAGGTCCCTGAAGAATGACCCGTACATCGGCGTCTCGGGCAGGATCAGGCCCTTCAGGACGAAGTTGAGTCCATCCTGGGATGTGGCCAGATACGTCTTTCCTTTTTCCGAGGCGTATCCCTCCGGCAATGCCATATAGACGACTCCGTCAACGTCGAAGACGCTCGCCCGCAGCGACGATTTCCTGATGGGAAAGTCCTTGCCGATCTCCTGCCGGTTGAAGGGTTGGTTCATCCGGATCTGCACTCCAGTCCGGGTATCGATGATCGCGTCGTCGATGAAGACATGCCTGCGGGCACCGAATTTGAGTGGTATCGAGACCGCCGAGGGATCGAAAAGCAGTCCCGGACCATCGGCGACCGGCGGGGGAGGGGAATCGGGCCCGAAATTCCTTGAGTGGCTGGTCGGGACGAAATCGGCGTCGTATCGGGCCACCTTCGATATGCACATTTCATCGATCAAACCGGTCATGTGATTCTCGTTCGCGCGATTCGATCCGATTGCGACATTGAAGCGATTCAGGCGACGCCGTTCGAAGTCCATGAGCTTGAAGTCCCGGTGCTCCTTCTCCCGATCTTCGGGTTTCTGCAGGTCCGGCGCGGCGCGCTTCTCAATCCGATCAAGCCGGGAAGCAGGAGTCTGCTCTACGCCATTGACGAAACACAGCGCTTCCGAACCGCGACGGCTGATAGCGACATGATGCCATTCGCCCGCCGCCAAACCCGCCGGACAGATCAACTTGACTCCGGCAAGCCGGTTGACGAGTTCGAACCCGCCGGTGGTCAGGGTCAGGGAGAACCCGGGCTCATAGGCCTGGCCCAGATCAATCACCGTGGAGGGACCAACGTCTGGTTCCGGATTGATCCAGAATTCAATCGTCCATTCGCCACCTGCGAGTGCTTCAAGGAGCGCGCCCGGACCCTCCGTCGGTCCCCAAAGAGCACTGGGGGTTCCGTCAGGTTCGCGCAGTTCTTCTTCAGAGACCTTTCCGGCAAACCCGGCATAACAGAGCGCATAGTCCGTGCCGGATACACGCAAAGCGTGCCCGAACCGGCCTTGCACCAGGCGGCCGCCGTCCATCAGGCACAGGTCGGCCCTGGCATATTCGCTGGCATCAGTCAGAGTGGAGTGTGGGTAGTCGATTTCGTCAAACAGCCAAAGGGCAACGGTGTCACCACTCGGTTGCCGGACGCCTTCGGCAAGCGTTCGCTCCATCGGATGAGGCGGCGCTTTGATCTCCTTCTTCAGTATCGTACCGTCCGGGGCGACCTTGAGCTCAATCGCTGTGCCGTCAGCCATTGCGGCCTCAACCTCATAGACGACCCGACCGTCTTCATGATCCTTCCTGAGATCATCGATGCCGACTCCATCCAGGTGCGTTCCGATCGTCCGCTGAACCACCGGTGGCAACTCGGCGAAAGCGACATCCACATCGTCCTCCCACTCTGTTTCGGGGCCTTCAATACCTGCCTCATGGCCCGGAGTTTCAGGCCGCTGGGCGCTGCCGACAGGGGAAATTACCAACCCTGATCCGATCAGAGCGCCGAGCATCAGGAGATTCTTCATTGTGCGGTTCCTTTGAATGGAAACACCTTCGTTCCATTGTCCGCCTCAGGGCCCGACTTGGAAAGTCCGGCATCCATGGAAACAAGCAATATGTTTCAGTCGCTGCCATTCCATGAACGGTATCCATTCCACTGACACGAGAGGTGGTTGATTGCGCTGATTCCTCCGGGAATCGGCATTGTGAGAAGGACAACAAGACAGCCGTCAGCCTGCGTCTTTATGTTAAGTGTTGCAAGAGGATAACCCTGCATCCGGCCGTCAGGTTCGCCAGAGACAGTTGGAGGGAGTCGGCCTGTTGACTCTTGATCCTGACCACGCTTTCAGATAGCGAAGTCCGACCTCAGCTCCTCCGGCTTGCATGACCGGAGACCGGTCGGTCTGCCGGGAAACCATGGACAGAACGTTGAACGCTTTCCAGCGCCCGTCGGATCACTTGAACTGAATCCGGACGAATCGATCACCGGACAGGTTTTGCCGGAATGGCCAAAATCCTGAGACGCCGTTCGCCTGGTTTTCCCTGCATGCCAATTCGGGGGAAAAAGGGTCAGGGGAAAAAGGGTCAGGCTTTGTAGTTTGTAGTTGGGTTGACGGGTTGCCGGCCCAGCGATTGATCAAGGATCAATACCGGACTGAATCCGGGAGTGTTGACCCCTGATTGCGTGGCGTATGTGGGGGCTCTTTGTTCGACCTGCCGTTGTTGCGGCGGCGACAGCGTTCCTTTGCGGGTCGCGGACCGCGCCTTGGTTCCATCGCCGGAGACGCAAGGAGTCCATGGGCACCCACCGGGCTCCCTGATGCGGAGGACTCGACGCATGAAGTCAGGACCATGGGAATCCGGACCCCTTTGGTCTGCCCCTCTCAAGGCGCCGGGTCGAACAGGATGCCACCCATGCTGGCTCCACCGCCGATCGCCACGTCCCCGGGCATGCCGGCCAGCTGGATCTTGATGAAGTCCCCCGCCACGAAGCCGTCGAAGCGGAAGGTGTAGATGTCCGCGACGCCGTTGAATCCTTCCTCCCCGGGCTGCGGCCAGGTGTCCGGCTCCACTGCGTTTCCCTGATGGACGCCCCGGGCCCGGAGGCGGGAGATCGCGTTGTACTTCCCGCCCGTGTTATCGACGACGATGCGCAGATAGAACGACGCCGGCGTGCCTTCCCCGAGCATGATGCGGTTCACTGCATTGCTGGTATTGCCGGCGGCATGGGGATCGAGGATGATGCCCGAAAGACCCACTTCGCCGTCGGGCAGCGTAAACCGATTGAACGCCGCGAAACCACCGGCCGAACGGCACGGGCCGTCCTGGGAAAAGGTGCGCCTGAAGAAACGGATGCTCATCCATGAGTCGAGGTGGACCAGCGGACCGGCCCAGACCGGCAGGCCGTTGCGTTCGAGCTCATCGGTCGGGCGGTCCATCACGGGCTCCGGGGCATTGAAATGGGGGAACCAGTAGCCAAGGACGCCCATCTGCGGCGCCGCGTGAAAGTCCGTCCGGTCCGTCGTCCTGCCGATGTAGGTGATGCCGGCGGCATGCAACCCACCGGCCGCAGTCAGTGCCACCGCCAACGCCCACCACCGTGAACACCGTCGCCGCGGAAGTTTCATGGACAGATCGAAACCGGGCGCCGTTGCCGCGTCAACTACGGCAGACCACGCCGTTGTGCCGGCGTGTGGGCCACGGTTGGGCGCCTCGACACAGCGAGATGGCAAAACAAAAACAGAATTTCGGAATTGCGGCTCGGGCTGAGGGCGAACTTTGGGATCTCATCCGTCTACATCACCGAGTGAGAGGCGATCTCTATTGCGCCCCTTACGAGCTGGACGAATCGGCGGTGAGGAAACCGTTCACGTCCAGCCAGTGGATGAAAGCGTCGAACCAGCGGTTGCTGGTCCGGTCGGGGTTGCCGAGACCGAAGCCGTGGCCGCCGTTCTGGTAAAGGTGAAACTCGACCGGCCGGCCCGCATCGTACCAGGACTTGATCAGGCCGAACTGGCCCCGGAAGAGAAAGTCGTCGGTTGCGATGGCGCTGAACAGGGGCGGGGCATCTGCCGGCACCTCAACCGGTCCCATCCCGCCGTATATCGGGCCTATGAAGGCGAGCTTCATCGTCTTCGAGTGGAGCGTGCTGTGCATGGTGAGCCCGGCGCCGGCAGAAAAGCCGATCATGCCAATCCGCTTCGTATCGACACCCCATTCCTCCGCCCGGTCGACAATCATCGCGTAGGCGGCTTCGGCATCTTCGAGCTGGTTCGTCAGATCCCAGCGCGGTGGTCCCGGCGGTTCCTCCGTCCGCGTTGAGTCCGAGGACTGACTGGCGGCGGCGAAGGTCCGGTTCATCGAGTCTCTAAAGCCATCAAGCGACTCGGGCGTCGGTTGGAGTCGGTATTTGAGGACAAAGGCAGCGATGCCGTGGGCATTCAATGCCTCCGCAACCTCCCAGCCTTCGTTCCCCATCGAAAGCCAGCGGAACCCGCCGCCGGGCGCAACGATGACGGCAAGACCGTTCGCGATGGCCGGATCGGGCAGGAACGGTGTCAGGGTGGCGTTCGAGACATTGCGCGCCATGGGGTCGCCCCACTGACGGAACCAGCTCTCCGGCGCGGGCTGGTCGTCGACACCTCCCGTGCCAAGCGCAATCGCGTTGGGCTCGGCAGGGGCTTCGAGCGGGTAGATCGTCCCGTCCTGCGCCATGGTGGATGCGGTCAATGCCAGAAGGGAGGCCAGGGCGGAGGCTCTGGCAAGATTGAACAGGGTATCGATTGTGAACATGGATTTATGCCTGAATGTGTATTGTACGATGGATACGTTTTGGAGTGGATTCATTCTCTGCCGGAACGGCGCGAACTGCAATACGGAAAGTGCCAACTGTCCAGCCCGGCCGGGTCTCCGATCAACCCGCCCATTTCACCGGGGTTGAGTTTTCGAAAGGGGGCAGTCCCCGGAATCCGTCATCGTCCGGGGTTTGACCGTTCAATGTTGCGGATCAGCAGGGTGGGACCACGACCGGATCGGAAGTTGAGAATCCGAACATTGACTCCTTCCGGCACTCCAAGCTTGTTCTCGCAATCGGACGATGACCGGCTCAGGTTGTCGTGTGGCCAACAACCCACTCAACCTTCTCCTTCGACTTGCTCTTGAGATGGCCGCCCTGATCGCCTTCGGGGTTTGGGGCTGGTCCTGGGCGAATGGCCCGTTGCGGTTCCTCATCTGCGCGGCATGCGTTATCCTGCCGGCGGCGATGTGGGGGATATTCCGGATGAAAAACGACGGTGGGACTCCGGTCATCGAAGTCGGTGGACGGGTGCGCCTGCTCCTGGAAATCGTCTTCTTCACCCTGGCCTGCGGCGCGGGTGTCTCGACCGGGAATACAGGCCTCGCCGGGACTCTCGGGATCGTCTGCCTCCTGCATTACGGGCTGAGTTACGATCGTGTCATCCGCATGTTTCGAGGTGGTTGATCCCTGACGGAAGACAGGGCTCATCTTCGGGAAGTCGAACGCGCGGTCCCGGGCCGTCGAGCAAACCCCACCGGCCTTCTTCGTATCTGAAACCTCGCCGACCCAGGAGCCTTGCCGGGGGACGCACCCGCCACTGGATTCTTCAGCTCAGACATCCTGGCCGGTCCCAACTGTGTAGACCTCGATGAACGCGATGCCCCCATCGCCTCTTCCGCCGCTTGCCGTCCTTCCACACTCTCAGGTAAGGACCGGAAGGGACTCCTGCCAGTCTGAAGCGAGCGTCTCCCAACTCTGGCCCGACGCCCTGGACCGGCACCCGATTCAGGATGTCTCCGACGATGACATACCCTCCGGTCAGGATCGACGCCCCCTGTCCGGTGTGTCCCCGCGTCGAAAGGTTGACCGGCAGGGCGGCGTTGTACTCCTCGATCTAGCCTTGACCCCACTCGAATCCGAAGATCTTTCCCGACCGCATCCGGAACTGAATACCCACTTTGGCCCCCGGCTCGATTCGGAGCGCCTTTTCCCCCCGCCAGGTCACAACCCTGGTTGAATGGTCGCCCACGATGGGGTCGCAGTCGTCGAGGGAGCGGCCGGGAACTTTGTCCAACCCGACCTGCAGGATGCCGGCCTGATGAACCTTCACGTTTACGCGGAGTTCGTTGCCCGCAACCGGAAGGTCCAGGGTCTGGAATCTCCCATAACTGTCCGCCGCGATGGCGCTCAACCGGTCCTTATCCCAGACGGCATAACCACCGAGGCTGTCCCGCACTCCCGGCCAGCGCGGGTACTTGTGCGGGTGGCGGACTTCGCTGAACGGCAGTGCGATCCTGTCTCCGCCAAGAGGAATGAGATTCCCGCGCAGATACCCGAAGACGCCACCTTCCCACCCGGATCCTCCGGGTGCATAGACCGGCCCGCCCGGGACC is part of the Opitutaceae bacterium genome and encodes:
- a CDS encoding alpha/beta hydrolase; translated protein: MFTIDTLFNLARASALASLLALTASTMAQDGTIYPLEAPAEPNAIALGTGGVDDQPAPESWFRQWGDPMARNVSNATLTPFLPDPAIANGLAVIVAPGGGFRWLSMGNEGWEVAEALNAHGIAAFVLKYRLQPTPESLDGFRDSMNRTFAAASQSSDSTRTEEPPGPPRWDLTNQLEDAEAAYAMIVDRAEEWGVDTKRIGMIGFSAGAGLTMHSTLHSKTMKLAFIGPIYGGMGPVEVPADAPPLFSAIATDDFLFRGQFGLIKSWYDAGRPVEFHLYQNGGHGFGLGNPDRTSNRWFDAFIHWLDVNGFLTADSSSS
- a CDS encoding DUF2568 domain-containing protein translates to MTGSGCRVANNPLNLLLRLALEMAALIAFGVWGWSWANGPLRFLICAACVILPAAMWGIFRMKNDGGTPVIEVGGRVRLLLEIVFFTLACGAGVSTGNTGLAGTLGIVCLLHYGLSYDRVIRMFRGG
- a CDS encoding LamG-like jellyroll fold domain-containing protein gives rise to the protein MKNLLMLGALIGSGLVISPVGSAQRPETPGHEAGIEGPETEWEDDVDVAFAELPPVVQRTIGTHLDGVGIDDLRKDHEDGRVVYEVEAAMADGTAIELKVAPDGTILKKEIKAPPHPMERTLAEGVRQPSGDTVALWLFDEIDYPHSTLTDASEYARADLCLMDGGRLVQGRFGHALRVSGTDYALCYAGFAGKVSEEELREPDGTPSALWGPTEGPGALLEALAGGEWTIEFWINPEPDVGPSTVIDLGQAYEPGFSLTLTTGGFELVNRLAGVKLICPAGLAAGEWHHVAISRRGSEALCFVNGVEQTPASRLDRIEKRAAPDLQKPEDREKEHRDFKLMDFERRRLNRFNVAIGSNRANENHMTGLIDEMCISKVARYDADFVPTSHSRNFGPDSPPPPVADGPGLLFDPSAVSIPLKFGARRHVFIDDAIIDTRTGVQIRMNQPFNRQEIGKDFPIRKSSLRASVFDVDGVVYMALPEGYASEKGKTYLATSQDGLNFVLKGLILPETPMYGSFFRDLNPDVPDNEKYKVNAFVATRGMYFYTSGDGINWRRNEVSQLPLRSGGEGECFWDDQRGRYASYIKRDSSFHNDECSPPGGRVGVGFWTKEILKPWPFHKMDTPYFEGYPFPSVSCEGPISFPVTEAGEVYRIRAIKYPWAPDVYLAFVWRYSSDNDEVRHIDLGVSRDGENWSFFGTDWYIPLGTQEEELTLYGLVRRGDEIWQYVDEGGAHGGDDQRFYYRYSQRLDGFVSLDAGADPGIATTLPLVFAGDQLLLNIHAKGSVRVGLTDENGVAYPGFEPGQCDPIVGDSVGKTVTWNGQSSVATLAGKPVRLRFEMQEAKLYAFEFARGL